A portion of the Nitrosopumilaceae archaeon genome contains these proteins:
- a CDS encoding WbqC family protein: MKAVIHQPHFFPYPGFFHKLSLADIYVIMDDVQYDKRWTNRNRIIATNGWTWLTVPINKDHKFLPNILVEINNEIPWKEHHWKKIYQSYAKTKYFHLYKDYFENLYKREWKFLFDLDFETIKKTIDWLGLNIEIVRESELYVKGESTERLVNVCKAIGADTYVAGKGSKNYIEEKLFLKNNLKIEYQNYMSTQYAQRFTDVFVPDLSIIDMVTNVGPDSLKLITSIPEDLPTIETK; this comes from the coding sequence ATGAAAGCAGTCATACATCAACCTCATTTTTTTCCATATCCTGGGTTTTTTCATAAACTGAGTTTGGCCGATATCTATGTTATAATGGACGATGTTCAGTATGACAAAAGGTGGACTAATAGAAACAGAATTATCGCAACAAATGGATGGACGTGGTTAACTGTACCAATAAACAAAGATCATAAATTTTTGCCAAACATACTAGTTGAAATTAATAATGAAATACCTTGGAAAGAACATCATTGGAAGAAAATTTATCAATCTTATGCAAAAACAAAGTACTTTCATTTATACAAAGATTATTTTGAAAATCTCTATAAAAGAGAATGGAAATTTCTTTTTGACTTAGATTTTGAAACAATTAAAAAAACAATTGATTGGCTTGGCTTAAACATCGAAATTGTAAGAGAATCTGAATTATACGTGAAAGGTGAATCCACAGAACGACTAGTTAATGTCTGTAAGGCCATTGGTGCAGATACCTATGTGGCAGGAAAAGGCAGTAAAAACTATATCGAAGAAAAACTATTTCTGAAAAACAATCTGAAAATAGAATATCAAAACTATATGTCAACGCAGTATGCTCAACGTTTCACAGATGTTTTTGTACCTGATCTTTCCATTATTGATATGGTGACAAATGTAGGACCTGATAGCTTAAAACTGATAACTTCAATACCTGAAGATCTTCCTACTATTGAAACTAAATGA
- a CDS encoding winged helix-turn-helix domain-containing protein: MIDYVETNVMGWGNRGWLEIIYFILVVCKKGSLKTHIMYKCNLNSKQIDQYIQFLLDKQLLEREPEFSNSKRYTYKTAEAGRRYIIAYNQLAEIFD; the protein is encoded by the coding sequence TTGATTGATTATGTTGAGACAAATGTTATGGGATGGGGGAATCGTGGTTGGCTTGAAATTATTTATTTTATTTTGGTAGTTTGTAAAAAGGGATCTTTGAAGACGCACATAATGTACAAATGTAATCTTAACTCTAAACAAATTGATCAATACATACAATTTCTATTAGACAAGCAATTACTTGAAAGGGAACCTGAATTTTCCAATTCAAAAAGATATACCTATAAAACAGCTGAGGCGGGTAGGAGATACATTATAGCATATAATCAATTAGCAGAAATTTTTGATTAA
- a CDS encoding PIG-L deacetylase family protein, which yields MKILAIGAHPDDIELGCGGLLLKAARQGHEVHMYSVTRGSVGGDPKQRTKELMQSAKFIGAKNLWIDNFEDTRLTVSSELISHIEFFVNKVDPEIIITHSHGDVHHDHRAVSLSTVEAGRFVSNILSYEIPLTRNFSPQVFFDITDVIDDKVELIKKFSSQQSKLYLQADGIKGLAEYRALQSRLNSTVNHVEAFEVLKLCLDKEFKLLKVPHLSQKGQGIEDLNEILELA from the coding sequence ATGAAAATATTGGCAATTGGTGCACACCCAGATGATATTGAATTAGGATGTGGTGGGCTCTTGCTTAAAGCGGCAAGACAAGGACATGAGGTTCACATGTATTCTGTTACAAGAGGATCTGTCGGAGGAGATCCAAAGCAAAGAACCAAGGAGCTTATGCAATCAGCCAAGTTTATTGGTGCTAAAAATTTATGGATAGATAACTTTGAAGATACCAGACTGACTGTTAGTAGCGAATTAATCAGTCACATAGAATTCTTTGTAAATAAAGTGGATCCAGAGATCATAATTACACATTCTCATGGTGATGTACACCACGATCATCGCGCAGTATCATTATCAACAGTAGAAGCTGGAAGGTTTGTTTCAAATATTTTATCATATGAGATTCCATTGACAAGGAATTTTTCACCACAGGTGTTTTTTGATATCACAGATGTGATAGATGATAAAGTTGAATTGATAAAGAAATTTTCGTCTCAACAAAGTAAACTTTACCTTCAGGCAGATGGAATTAAAGGACTTGCAGAATATCGTGCACTACAAAGCAGGTTAAATTCAACCGTTAATCATGTAGAAGCATTTGAAGTATTGAAATTATGTTTAGATAAAGAATTCAAATTGCTCAAAGTTCCACATCTTAGTCAAAAAGGACAGGGCATAGAGGATTTGAATGAAATTCTAGAATTAGCATAG
- a CDS encoding winged helix-turn-helix domain-containing protein: MKYRGKMEIIAMILQAAVEGATKTRIMYAAYLSFQQVNDYLEFLKENDLLQYENEREFYRVTEKGHAFMKISNEMNDLIPFKKSKFNDPFGI; the protein is encoded by the coding sequence ATGAAATACAGAGGAAAAATGGAAATCATTGCTATGATTTTACAGGCTGCAGTGGAAGGCGCTACTAAAACAAGAATAATGTATGCCGCATACTTGTCTTTTCAACAAGTAAATGACTACTTGGAATTCCTAAAGGAAAATGATCTATTACAATATGAGAATGAAAGGGAATTTTACAGAGTGACTGAAAAAGGACACGCGTTCATGAAAATCTCAAATGAAATGAATGATTTAATCCCTTTTAAAAAATCAAAATTTAATGATCCTTTTGGAATATAA